A window of the Dongshaea marina genome harbors these coding sequences:
- a CDS encoding 4Fe-4S dicluster domain-containing protein — MNENYFLREGDFSPFLEKMIAANTVVAPVAKKDKFVFETLSRAEAIRLDYDVTLLPPKKEIFPPTQELLTFRDNKAKSSINPQPKILFGVHFYDIKAIDMLDQLFAEPIEDQHYTKNREAITLIGSNIQTIAPDAFYSTASIETQAEGHDGFVTHISGGYLYQVRSDKGKALLQYANFDTASEAQVSEAEKVNQEALDNCPKKLAATGRDLAIRMRERYDRMDLWEDVSADCFSCGSCNIVCPTCYCFDVQDEWNLDQVSGKRCRSWDSCMHPDFAEVSLGNNQVENFRDSAAKRTRHRFLRKTSFLNEKLGTQACVGCGRCTIACVPGISDPVEVVSKILEVDDE, encoded by the coding sequence ATGAACGAGAACTACTTTTTGCGAGAAGGAGACTTTTCCCCCTTTCTCGAAAAGATGATTGCAGCCAACACGGTTGTTGCACCGGTCGCTAAAAAGGACAAGTTTGTCTTTGAGACCCTAAGTAGGGCCGAGGCCATCCGCCTGGATTACGACGTTACCCTGCTGCCACCGAAAAAGGAGATCTTCCCGCCGACCCAGGAACTTCTGACCTTCAGAGACAATAAGGCTAAATCCAGTATCAATCCGCAACCCAAGATCCTGTTCGGTGTCCATTTCTACGACATCAAGGCGATCGATATGCTGGATCAGCTGTTTGCCGAGCCAATCGAAGATCAGCACTACACCAAAAATCGTGAGGCGATCACCCTGATCGGCTCCAATATCCAGACCATAGCGCCCGATGCCTTCTACAGCACCGCCTCTATCGAAACCCAGGCCGAGGGGCACGATGGCTTCGTCACCCATATCAGTGGTGGCTACCTGTATCAGGTTCGCAGTGACAAAGGCAAGGCGCTGCTCCAATACGCCAACTTTGACACCGCCAGCGAAGCACAGGTCAGCGAGGCCGAAAAGGTCAATCAGGAGGCCCTGGATAACTGTCCGAAAAAGCTCGCGGCAACCGGCCGGGATCTGGCGATCCGGATGCGTGAGCGCTACGACCGAATGGATCTGTGGGAAGATGTCTCCGCCGACTGCTTCTCCTGTGGCTCCTGTAACATCGTCTGTCCCACCTGTTACTGCTTCGACGTTCAGGATGAATGGAACCTGGATCAAGTCTCGGGCAAACGCTGCCGCAGCTGGGACTCCTGCATGCACCCGGATTTTGCCGAGGTCTCTCTGGGCAACAACCAGGTTGAAAACTTCCGGGACAGTGCCGCCAAGCGGACCCGTCACCGCTTCCTGCGTAAAACCTCATTTTTGAATGAAAAGCTGGGCACCCAGGCCTGTGTCGGCTGCGGACGCTGCACCATCGCATGTGTCCCCGGGATCTCAGATCCGGTTGAGGTTGTCAGCAAAATTTTGGAGGTGGATGATGAGTAA